A stretch of the Archangium violaceum genome encodes the following:
- the queA gene encoding tRNA preQ1(34) S-adenosylmethionine ribosyltransferase-isomerase QueA encodes MSSLLSDYDFELPEAQIAQAPLSTRDASRLMVVSRASGAWAHRHFSELPGLLREGDLLVVNDARVIPARLLGSKAGTGGRVELLVVRPSAPTLTSQALGGAAEALEWICLGQASKGLKPGARISFPGGLDAEVLEALGGGEYRVRFHAAPGTSLAEVLEKAGRLPLPPYITRPPEASDAERYQTVYARASGAVAAPTAGLHFTEATFAALAARGIHRVEVTLDVGPGTFLPVREENLEKHHMHPERYFVPEATARAVNAAKAEGRRVVAVGTTVVRTLESATDPDTGALRAGPGETTMFIRPGFTFRQVDVLLTNFHLPRSTLVVLVSALLGRERTLAAYREAVAAGYRFFSYGDAMLVTE; translated from the coding sequence GTGTCGTCACTGCTCTCCGATTACGACTTCGAACTGCCCGAGGCGCAGATCGCCCAGGCGCCCCTCTCCACCCGGGATGCCTCCCGCCTCATGGTGGTGAGCCGCGCTTCGGGTGCGTGGGCCCACCGCCACTTCTCCGAGCTGCCCGGGCTGCTGCGCGAGGGCGACCTGCTCGTCGTCAACGACGCCCGCGTCATCCCCGCACGGCTCCTCGGCTCCAAGGCCGGCACCGGCGGCCGTGTGGAACTGCTCGTCGTCCGCCCGTCGGCCCCCACGCTCACCTCCCAGGCACTCGGAGGCGCCGCCGAGGCCCTCGAGTGGATCTGCCTCGGCCAGGCCTCCAAGGGCCTCAAGCCCGGGGCGCGCATCTCCTTCCCCGGAGGACTGGATGCCGAGGTGCTGGAGGCGCTCGGGGGCGGCGAGTACCGGGTGCGCTTCCACGCCGCGCCGGGCACGTCGCTCGCCGAGGTGCTGGAGAAGGCCGGCCGCCTGCCTCTGCCGCCCTACATCACCCGCCCTCCCGAGGCCTCCGACGCCGAGCGTTACCAGACGGTGTACGCGCGGGCCTCGGGCGCGGTGGCGGCGCCCACGGCGGGGCTGCACTTCACCGAGGCCACCTTCGCGGCGCTCGCGGCCCGGGGCATCCACCGCGTCGAGGTGACGCTGGACGTGGGGCCCGGCACCTTCCTCCCCGTCCGGGAGGAGAACCTCGAGAAGCACCACATGCACCCGGAGCGCTACTTCGTCCCCGAGGCCACCGCCCGGGCGGTGAACGCCGCGAAGGCCGAGGGCCGCCGGGTGGTGGCGGTGGGTACCACCGTGGTGCGCACCCTGGAGTCGGCCACGGACCCGGACACGGGCGCGCTGCGCGCCGGGCCGGGGGAGACGACGATGTTCATCCGCCCCGGTTTCACCTTCCGGCAGGTGGACGTGCTGCTCACCAACTTCCACCTCCCGCGCTCGACGCTGGTGGTGCTGGTGAGCGCGCTGCTCGGCCGGGAGCGCACCCTGGCGGCCTACCGGGAGGCGGTCGCCGCCGGCTACCGGTTCTTCTCGTACGGCGACGCGATGTTGGTGACGGAGTAG
- a CDS encoding KamA family radical SAM protein, protein MTTTPIRGKASSAGPAQQPFSYPLRREFVEPDWRRLPGYKNVTQAEWESSVWQRKHTVKNLKELQAVLGHLLPEDLLASMERDQRERATMSILVPPQMINTLDETDLWNDPVRRYMLPAFDDRHPEWPNHPKASRDSLHEADMWVVEGLTHRYPTKVLAEMLPTCPQYCGHCTRMDLVGNDVPQVQKHRFNIPQKERYEQMLDYLRRTPTVRDVVVSGGDIANLPIQALEPFVSALLDIPNIRDIRLASKGLMAIPQHFLQDQVLQGLERLAKKANERGVDLALHTHVNNARQLTPLVGKAVRKLLDMGFRDVRNQGVLLRGVNSSPKELLELCFTLLDHAKILPYYFYMCDMIPNSEHWRLSVAEAQQLQHDIMGYMPGFATPRIVCDVPFVGKRWIHQVADYDRERGISYWTKNYRTGIEGNDPDALSRKYEYFDPIYTLPESGQQWWREQAKAA, encoded by the coding sequence ATGACGACGACGCCCATCCGCGGCAAGGCCTCCTCGGCCGGCCCCGCGCAGCAGCCTTTCTCCTATCCTCTCCGCCGTGAATTCGTGGAGCCGGACTGGAGACGCCTGCCCGGCTACAAGAACGTGACCCAGGCCGAGTGGGAAAGTTCCGTCTGGCAGCGCAAGCACACCGTCAAGAACCTCAAGGAGCTCCAGGCCGTCCTCGGCCATCTGCTGCCCGAGGATCTCCTGGCCAGCATGGAGCGCGATCAGCGCGAGCGCGCGACGATGTCCATCCTCGTCCCGCCCCAGATGATCAACACCCTGGACGAGACGGACCTGTGGAACGACCCGGTCCGCCGTTACATGCTACCCGCCTTCGACGACCGGCACCCCGAGTGGCCCAACCACCCCAAGGCCAGTCGCGACAGCCTCCACGAGGCGGACATGTGGGTCGTGGAGGGCCTCACCCACCGCTACCCCACCAAGGTGCTGGCGGAGATGCTCCCCACCTGCCCCCAGTACTGCGGCCACTGCACCCGCATGGATCTCGTGGGCAACGACGTCCCCCAGGTCCAGAAGCACCGCTTCAACATCCCCCAGAAGGAGCGCTACGAGCAGATGCTCGACTACCTGCGCCGGACGCCCACCGTCCGCGACGTGGTGGTCAGCGGCGGTGACATCGCCAACCTCCCCATCCAGGCCCTCGAGCCGTTCGTCAGCGCGCTGCTCGATATCCCCAACATCCGGGACATCCGCCTGGCCAGCAAGGGCCTCATGGCCATCCCCCAGCACTTTCTCCAGGATCAGGTGCTGCAGGGACTGGAGCGCCTCGCCAAGAAGGCCAACGAGCGCGGCGTGGACCTCGCGCTCCACACCCACGTCAACAACGCCCGCCAGCTCACCCCGCTCGTGGGCAAGGCCGTGCGCAAGTTGCTCGACATGGGTTTCCGCGACGTGCGCAACCAGGGCGTGCTCCTGCGCGGCGTCAACAGCTCCCCCAAGGAACTCCTCGAGCTGTGCTTCACGCTGCTCGATCACGCGAAGATCCTCCCGTACTACTTCTACATGTGCGACATGATCCCCAACTCGGAGCACTGGCGGCTCAGCGTGGCCGAGGCCCAGCAGCTCCAGCACGACATCATGGGGTACATGCCCGGCTTCGCCACCCCGCGCATCGTCTGCGACGTGCCCTTCGTCGGTAAGCGCTGGATCCACCAGGTGGCCGATTACGACCGCGAGCGCGGCATCTCGTACTGGACCAAGAACTACCGCACCGGCATCGAGGGCAATGACCCCGATGCCCTCTCGCGCAAGTACGAGTACTTCGACCCCATCTACACGCTGCCCGAGTCGGGCCAGCAGTGGTGGCGCGAGCAGGCCAAGGCGGCGTGA
- a CDS encoding SpoIID/LytB domain-containing protein, producing the protein MLRPVALLLLLLAPLRALAVETMRIAMGDAQSEVRVSGKGLSFGSDTEDARFSPLDQDSVVVRRKGSRLELNGAPVIGNSVRFRAGLDAQDAGVPGSSPLRAGDMEVRGDVVVRIYKGGLQLINVIPLEDYLAAVLGSEMPVSFPLEALKAQAVAARTYALQKKLETYGSPFHMGSSVLHQVYGGVNREDARTRSAVEATRGEVLTYELAPIEAYFHASCGGRTETGQNALGRALPYLRAVDCPCGRLPASRWSATLSDSELRSALGQSTEGFRVTSRTSTHRVNRVVTSSGASLDGATLRRKLGYTKLKSLEFDVEHTSGGWHFNGRGYGHGAGLCQWGAKALADEGLSYRDILLHYYPGTELQHLY; encoded by the coding sequence ATGTTGCGTCCTGTCGCACTGCTGCTGCTCCTGCTCGCGCCCCTCCGCGCGCTCGCCGTGGAGACCATGCGCATCGCCATGGGCGACGCCCAGAGCGAGGTGCGTGTGAGTGGGAAGGGTCTGTCCTTCGGCTCCGATACCGAGGATGCCCGCTTCTCCCCACTCGACCAGGACAGCGTCGTCGTCCGGCGCAAGGGCTCGCGCCTGGAGCTCAACGGGGCCCCCGTCATCGGTAACTCGGTGCGTTTCCGCGCCGGCCTGGACGCGCAGGACGCGGGGGTGCCCGGCTCCTCACCCCTGCGCGCGGGTGACATGGAGGTTCGTGGCGACGTCGTCGTGCGCATCTACAAGGGCGGACTCCAGCTCATCAACGTCATCCCGCTCGAGGACTACCTGGCCGCCGTGCTCGGCAGCGAGATGCCCGTGTCCTTCCCCCTCGAGGCCCTCAAGGCCCAGGCCGTGGCCGCCCGCACCTACGCCCTCCAGAAGAAGCTCGAGACCTACGGCAGCCCCTTCCACATGGGCAGCAGCGTGCTCCACCAGGTCTACGGTGGCGTCAATCGCGAGGACGCGCGCACCCGCTCCGCCGTGGAGGCCACCCGGGGAGAGGTGCTCACCTACGAGCTCGCCCCCATCGAGGCCTACTTCCATGCCTCCTGCGGCGGCCGGACCGAGACCGGCCAGAATGCCCTCGGGCGCGCGCTCCCCTATCTGCGGGCCGTGGACTGCCCGTGTGGCCGTCTGCCCGCCAGCCGCTGGAGCGCCACCCTCTCCGACTCCGAGCTGCGCTCCGCCCTGGGCCAGTCCACCGAGGGCTTCCGCGTCACCTCCCGCACCAGCACCCACCGGGTGAACCGGGTGGTCACCTCCAGCGGCGCCTCGCTCGATGGGGCGACCCTCCGGCGCAAGCTCGGCTACACGAAGCTCAAGAGCCTGGAGTTCGACGTGGAGCACACTTCCGGTGGCTGGCACTTCAATGGCCGTGGCTACGGCCACGGCGCCGGCCTGTGCCAGTGGGGCGCCAAGGCGCTCGCGGACGAGGGGCTCTCCTACCGGGACATCCTCCTGCACTACTACCCGGGGACCGAGCTGCAGCATCTCTACTGA
- a CDS encoding serine/threonine protein kinase has translation MKKPTLFGKYLLLERINVGGMAEVFTAKAFGVEGFERILAIKKILPTMAEDDEFITMFIDEARISVQLNHANIVHIHELGKHEDTYFIAMEYVSGRDLRTLLERYRRRKEIMPTAQAVFVASKICEGLDYAHRKKDARGQDLNIIHRDISPQNILISYEGEVKLIDFGIAKAANRSQKTQAGILKGKFGYMSPEQVRGLPIDRRSDIFAVGVILYEMLTGERLFVGESDFSTLEKVRNADVPTPRQFNPNVPVGLEKVMLKALARDAEERYQWASDLQEDLMRFLLAGDAIYSSKHLSGYMKEAFAEDIIREAEKMERYASVERPEQIEASGVTGDISSRSPRRQQALPATPVAGRSPTALAQPALNNGHVPPPTEEELAELDGAGDKTQIFDPSIILRPDSSSPEPSASVLVDDSLTGETNYPPELDETLPPTPRDRFRGARPQVVIGEEGEGYSGATVIGPAPTARPEPDALEESNATRVGQIESGGTMMSPMPTGQRMRLQMDEELDSSSHQDAEQDEQQLPEDEAPDEYDDPRARGPLDDPQEEETTGPITLPPTAQTSAPEKPKPTPQKPAPRAATGVGKKLPSKAVLGIAAGAVVFVLVILGVVLFSGPRTGRLMISVLPAEGSEVRIDGQIYAQNQVIELPEGTHKLTATAPGHLLAEKTVTVTKGQRPQVVSVELVAEPPPDQPVANDTQDANATGTGTGTGTGAQSDTSSGSLSAENDPKELPDSQTASAADTGTGTGTGTSPAAEDPPKPTTFEAVFVGNVGAEVAVGGKRVGKTPDARLANLTVGKTYSFTASRAGYKSYSGKFRSDGDTEVQVPFELEKEEPPPAPERQVTRQTSRSSSGSSKPPPPRVVAKGKLACSSRPAGAQIWVDGKNTGRMTPVALGNPLLLPVGSRTVVFKLGGKQSKPQKVDISEGDVAKLINIPIE, from the coding sequence ATGAAGAAGCCGACCTTATTTGGCAAGTACCTCCTCCTCGAGCGCATCAACGTTGGCGGCATGGCGGAGGTCTTCACGGCCAAGGCCTTCGGCGTCGAGGGGTTCGAACGGATCCTCGCCATCAAGAAGATCCTCCCGACGATGGCGGAGGACGACGAGTTCATCACGATGTTCATCGATGAGGCGCGGATCAGCGTGCAGCTGAACCACGCCAACATCGTGCACATCCACGAGCTCGGGAAGCACGAGGACACCTACTTCATCGCCATGGAGTACGTGTCCGGGCGGGATCTGCGCACGCTCCTGGAGCGATACCGGCGGCGCAAGGAGATCATGCCCACGGCCCAGGCCGTCTTCGTCGCCTCGAAGATTTGCGAGGGGCTCGACTACGCGCACCGCAAGAAGGACGCCCGCGGGCAGGACCTGAACATCATCCATCGCGACATCTCTCCGCAGAACATCCTCATTTCGTACGAGGGAGAGGTGAAGCTCATCGACTTCGGTATCGCGAAGGCGGCGAACCGGTCGCAGAAGACGCAGGCCGGCATCCTCAAGGGCAAGTTCGGCTACATGAGCCCGGAGCAGGTCCGCGGCCTGCCCATCGATCGTCGCAGCGACATCTTCGCGGTGGGCGTCATCCTCTACGAGATGCTCACGGGCGAGCGGTTGTTCGTCGGCGAGTCGGATTTCTCCACCCTGGAGAAGGTGCGCAACGCGGATGTGCCCACTCCGCGTCAGTTCAACCCGAATGTTCCGGTTGGCCTCGAGAAGGTGATGCTCAAGGCCCTCGCCCGTGATGCGGAGGAGCGCTATCAGTGGGCGTCGGATCTCCAGGAGGACCTCATGCGGTTCCTCCTGGCCGGGGATGCCATCTACTCGTCCAAGCATCTCTCGGGCTACATGAAGGAGGCCTTCGCGGAGGACATCATCCGCGAGGCCGAGAAGATGGAGCGCTACGCTTCCGTCGAGCGCCCGGAGCAGATCGAGGCCTCTGGCGTCACGGGTGACATCTCCTCCCGTTCTCCGCGTCGGCAACAGGCTCTCCCCGCGACGCCCGTGGCCGGCCGTTCGCCCACGGCCCTGGCCCAGCCCGCCCTGAACAACGGCCACGTGCCGCCTCCTACCGAGGAAGAGCTGGCCGAGCTCGATGGTGCAGGGGACAAGACTCAGATCTTCGATCCTTCCATCATTCTGCGGCCAGATTCCTCCAGCCCGGAGCCCTCGGCCAGTGTGCTGGTCGACGACAGCCTCACCGGAGAGACGAACTACCCTCCCGAGTTGGATGAAACCCTGCCTCCCACCCCTCGTGACAGGTTCCGCGGCGCGAGGCCGCAGGTGGTCATCGGGGAAGAAGGGGAGGGTTACTCTGGCGCCACCGTCATCGGGCCCGCTCCCACGGCTCGCCCGGAGCCGGACGCTCTGGAGGAGTCCAACGCCACCCGTGTCGGTCAGATCGAGTCGGGTGGCACCATGATGAGCCCGATGCCCACAGGGCAGCGGATGAGGCTGCAGATGGATGAGGAGCTGGACTCCTCCTCTCATCAGGACGCCGAACAGGACGAGCAGCAACTGCCCGAGGACGAGGCTCCGGACGAGTACGACGATCCCCGCGCGCGAGGTCCGCTGGACGATCCCCAGGAGGAGGAGACGACCGGCCCCATCACCCTCCCGCCGACGGCCCAGACGTCCGCGCCCGAGAAGCCGAAGCCCACACCCCAGAAACCAGCACCGCGCGCCGCCACCGGAGTCGGAAAGAAGCTCCCCTCGAAGGCCGTCCTCGGGATTGCCGCGGGCGCCGTGGTGTTCGTGCTCGTGATTCTGGGCGTCGTGTTGTTCTCCGGGCCCCGTACCGGCAGGCTGATGATCTCCGTGCTGCCCGCGGAGGGCTCCGAGGTCCGGATCGACGGGCAGATCTACGCGCAGAACCAGGTCATCGAACTCCCCGAGGGGACCCACAAGCTGACCGCCACCGCCCCGGGTCATCTGCTCGCGGAGAAGACGGTGACCGTCACCAAGGGACAGCGTCCGCAGGTCGTGTCCGTGGAGTTGGTGGCCGAACCTCCGCCCGATCAGCCCGTGGCGAATGACACCCAGGACGCCAACGCCACCGGTACCGGTACCGGTACGGGGACTGGCGCTCAGAGCGATACGTCGTCGGGCTCCCTGTCCGCGGAGAATGATCCGAAGGAGCTCCCCGACTCCCAGACCGCATCGGCCGCCGATACGGGCACGGGGACGGGGACGGGTACTTCACCCGCTGCCGAGGATCCTCCCAAGCCGACGACGTTCGAGGCGGTGTTCGTGGGAAATGTCGGCGCGGAGGTCGCGGTCGGTGGCAAGCGCGTGGGCAAGACGCCCGACGCCAGGCTCGCCAACCTCACCGTGGGGAAGACCTACTCCTTCACGGCTTCGCGCGCCGGATACAAGAGCTACTCCGGCAAGTTCCGTTCCGATGGCGACACGGAAGTGCAGGTGCCCTTCGAACTCGAGAAGGAGGAGCCCCCGCCCGCCCCGGAGCGCCAGGTCACCAGGCAGACTTCGAGGAGCAGCTCCGGGAGCAGCAAGCCTCCTCCTCCTCGCGTCGTGGCCAAGGGCAAGCTCGCGTGCAGCTCCCGTCCCGCCGGGGCCCAGATCTGGGTGGATGGCAAGAACACCGGTCGCATGACCCCCGTGGCGCTCGGCAATCCGCTGCTCCTGCCGGTGGGTAGCCGCACGGTCGTCTTCAAGCTCGGCGGCAAACAGAGCAAGCCCCAGAAAGTGGATATCTCCGAGGGGGATGTGGCCAAGCTCATCAACATCCCGATCGAGTAA
- the yajC gene encoding preprotein translocase subunit YajC, translating into MADSFLILAQAAGGTGGWTNIVFIIGLFAIMYFIMIRPQQKQLKAHRELISSLKKGDEVITQGGLIGRIHVVAEREVTLEVSNGVRIRVLKTSVAGRYAAPGETPASVAKTDEKKEEK; encoded by the coding sequence GTGGCTGACAGCTTTCTGATCCTGGCGCAGGCAGCGGGCGGAACCGGCGGATGGACGAACATCGTGTTCATCATCGGCCTGTTCGCGATCATGTACTTCATCATGATCCGGCCGCAGCAGAAGCAACTCAAGGCGCACCGCGAGCTGATCTCCAGCCTGAAGAAGGGTGATGAGGTCATCACCCAGGGCGGCCTCATCGGACGCATCCATGTGGTGGCCGAGCGAGAGGTGACGCTCGAGGTGTCCAACGGAGTGCGCATCCGCGTGCTCAAGACTTCCGTGGCTGGCAGGTACGCCGCTCCTGGCGAGACGCCGGCCTCGGTCGCGAAGACCGACGAGAAGAAGGAGGAGAAGTAA
- a CDS encoding KamA family radical SAM protein, producing the protein MFPSAPPSKGAPSRPASEAGRRALFPEATDAEWSDWRWHQRHAVRNLAQLEKFVPLTPDERAGVQETSSLFRIGISPYYLSLIDRDHPLCPIRMQSIPVRAEARIRPGELADPLGEDKTRPEEAIVHKYPDRVLFLALDTCSVYCRHCTRRRITKGGEAELSKEQMRRGIEYIRRHPEVRDVLISGGDPFLLSEERLEELLAPLYDIPHVEMVRIGTRVPVCLPMRVTDSLARLLRRYAPLYVVTHFNHPKEVTPEAREACERLVDHGVPVENQAVLMRRLNSDARIIKELSHALLRIRVRPYYLHQMDVAEGCEHLRTPISKGMEILQQLRGHTTGLAVPHLAVDLPGGGGKVTLQPDYVLERGEQKTVFRNYKGERYDYPEPEETDCSCPYDSVWQQKRWG; encoded by the coding sequence ATGTTCCCCTCAGCGCCGCCCTCCAAGGGCGCTCCCTCGCGTCCGGCTTCCGAGGCCGGGCGCCGGGCCCTCTTTCCCGAGGCCACCGACGCCGAGTGGTCCGACTGGCGCTGGCACCAGCGCCATGCCGTGCGCAACCTCGCGCAGCTGGAGAAGTTCGTCCCCCTCACGCCCGATGAGCGCGCCGGCGTGCAGGAGACCTCGTCCCTGTTCCGCATCGGCATCAGCCCGTATTACCTGTCCCTCATCGACCGGGACCATCCGCTCTGTCCCATCCGGATGCAGTCCATTCCCGTGCGCGCCGAGGCCCGCATCCGCCCCGGTGAGCTCGCGGATCCGCTCGGCGAGGACAAGACCCGGCCCGAGGAGGCCATCGTCCACAAGTACCCGGACCGCGTGCTCTTCCTCGCGCTCGACACGTGCTCCGTCTACTGCCGCCACTGCACCCGCCGCCGTATCACCAAGGGCGGTGAGGCCGAGCTCTCCAAGGAGCAGATGCGCCGCGGCATCGAGTACATCCGCCGCCACCCCGAGGTGCGCGACGTGCTCATCTCCGGTGGGGATCCGTTCCTCCTCTCCGAGGAGCGGCTGGAGGAGCTGCTCGCGCCCCTGTACGACATCCCCCACGTGGAGATGGTGCGCATCGGGACCCGCGTGCCCGTGTGTCTGCCCATGCGCGTCACCGACTCGCTGGCCCGTCTCCTGCGCCGCTACGCCCCCCTCTACGTCGTCACCCACTTCAACCACCCGAAGGAAGTGACCCCCGAGGCCCGCGAGGCCTGCGAGCGGCTCGTGGACCACGGCGTCCCCGTGGAAAACCAGGCCGTGCTCATGCGGCGGCTCAACTCGGATGCCCGCATCATCAAGGAGCTCTCCCACGCCCTCCTGCGCATCCGCGTCCGCCCGTACTACCTCCACCAGATGGACGTGGCCGAGGGCTGCGAGCACCTGCGCACCCCCATTTCCAAGGGCATGGAGATCCTCCAGCAGTTGCGCGGTCACACCACCGGGCTCGCCGTGCCCCACCTCGCCGTGGACCTGCCCGGCGGCGGCGGCAAGGTGACGCTCCAGCCCGATTACGTGCTCGAGCGCGGTGAGCAGAAGACCGTATTCCGCAACTACAAGGGCGAGCGCTACGACTACCCCGAGCCCGAGGAGACCGACTGCTCCTGCCCCTACGACTCCGTGTGGCAGCAGAAGCGTTGGGGGTAG
- the tgt gene encoding tRNA guanosine(34) transglycosylase Tgt has translation MGEPRKEKGDTRVPPSLVRYELLHEDASGTRARRGRLHTPHGLVETPIFMPVGTVGSVKGVGPDELLTLDAQIILGNTYHLMLRPGDDLVGEMGGLHRFISWDRPMLTDSGGFQVFSLAEKRKITEEGAAFQSHLDGRHILLSPERSIEIQETLGADIIMAFDECPPSTEDRAYMEKSLARTTRWLHRCVKAWSRERSSLFGIVQGGLNKDLRKAHAEQVCAVDLPGYALGGFSVGETPEAMHEGVAFSAPLLPRDKPRYLMGVGTPVDLVTCVEHGVDMFDCVLPTRCARNGLLFTSEGKVTIRNATYAKDDRPADPACSCYTCRNFSRAYLRHLFVAGEILAMRLNTLHNLHYFLGLMKQVRQAISEDRYASFARDFREKARAQEAERTRSK, from the coding sequence ATGGGAGAGCCGCGCAAGGAGAAGGGTGATACCCGGGTTCCACCGAGCCTGGTGCGCTACGAGCTGCTGCACGAGGACGCCTCGGGCACGCGCGCGCGCCGGGGGCGGCTGCACACCCCCCATGGCCTTGTGGAGACGCCCATCTTCATGCCCGTGGGCACCGTGGGCAGCGTCAAGGGCGTGGGGCCGGATGAGCTGCTGACGCTCGATGCTCAAATCATCCTCGGCAACACCTACCACCTGATGCTCCGCCCCGGAGACGACCTGGTGGGGGAGATGGGCGGCCTGCACCGCTTCATCTCCTGGGACCGCCCCATGCTCACCGACAGTGGGGGCTTCCAGGTCTTCAGCCTCGCCGAGAAGCGGAAGATCACCGAGGAGGGCGCGGCCTTCCAATCCCACCTGGACGGTCGGCACATCCTCCTGTCCCCCGAGCGCTCCATCGAGATTCAGGAGACGCTCGGCGCGGACATCATCATGGCCTTCGACGAGTGCCCGCCCTCCACCGAGGACCGGGCCTACATGGAGAAGTCCCTGGCGCGCACCACGCGCTGGCTGCACCGGTGCGTGAAGGCCTGGAGCCGCGAGCGCTCCTCGCTCTTCGGCATCGTCCAGGGGGGCCTGAACAAGGATCTGCGCAAGGCCCACGCCGAGCAGGTGTGCGCGGTGGACCTGCCGGGGTACGCGCTCGGAGGCTTCTCGGTGGGGGAGACCCCCGAGGCCATGCACGAGGGCGTGGCCTTCTCCGCTCCGCTGCTCCCCCGGGACAAGCCGCGCTACCTGATGGGGGTGGGGACGCCCGTGGACCTGGTCACCTGCGTGGAGCACGGGGTGGACATGTTCGACTGCGTGCTGCCCACCCGTTGCGCGCGCAACGGCCTGCTCTTCACCTCGGAGGGCAAGGTCACCATCCGCAATGCCACGTACGCCAAGGATGACCGGCCCGCGGATCCGGCCTGCTCCTGCTACACCTGCCGCAACTTCAGCCGGGCCTACCTGCGTCACCTGTTCGTGGCGGGGGAAATCCTCGCCATGCGGCTCAACACCCTGCACAACCTCCACTACTTCCTGGGTCTCATGAAGCAGGTGCGCCAGGCCATCTCCGAGGACCGGTACGCCTCGTTCGCCCGTGACTTCCGCGAGAAGGCCCGGGCCCAGGAGGCCGAGCGCACGAGGTCGAAGTAG